Part of the Flagellimonas eckloniae genome, AACCCCCCTTATGTGAGGGAATTGGAGAAGAACAAAATCAAGAATAATGTAAAGGAACATGAGCCTAATTTGGCACTTTTTGTACCAGATAATGATGCCTTATTATTTTACAGGGCAGTTGCCACATCTGCTGAAAAACACCTTATGAAAAATGGGCGCTTGTACTTAGAAATCAATCAATACTTAGGAAAGGAGACCAAAGCACTTTTAGAAGCGCATAATTTTTCAGAAATTGAACTTCGCAAGGACCTCTTTGGAAATGACCGAATGCTTAAAGGAATAAAACCATGAATATCCAACAAAATATAGAATCACTCAGAGAAGAACTCCGAACTCATAATTATAGTTATTATGTATTGGATAAACCTACAATTTCTGATTATGAGTTCGACATAAAATTAAAAGAGCTTCAAAAATTAGAAGAAACCTATCCTGAGTTTTATGATGAAACATCACCCACACTAAGGGTAGGCGGAACGGTAACGAAGAATTTTCAGACCATCACACATGAACATCGAATGTACTCCTTGGACAATTCCTATTCCAAGGAAGATTTGGAGGATTGGGAAAAGCGGATTCAACGCATTCTAGGTGATGTTGAAGTGGAATTCACCTGTGAGCTAAAATATGACGGAGCTTCCATAAGTCTGACCTACGAAGAAGGGAAATTGGTTAAGGCAGTTACACGAGGTGATGGTTTTCAAGGGGATGATGTTACCGCAAACATTAAGACCATAAAATCTGTTCCGTTACAATTAAAAGGAGATTACCCACCTAAGTTTGACATACGGGGCGAGATTATTTTAACCTTGGAAGGTTTTGCTAAAATGAACCAAGAACGACTGGCAAACGGCGAAGAAGCTTACATGAACCCACGAAACACAGCTTCAGGAAGCTTAAAACTACAAGACAGTGCCTTGGTTGCCCAACGTCCATTGGAATGCTTGCTATATAGTATTACAGGTAAAAACTTGGATATTACTTCGCAATATGAAGTTTTGGATAAGGCTCGGGCATGGGGTTTTAAAGTGCCAAAGGTGGCAAAACTGTGCAAGACAACAGATGAGGTCATGGAGTTTGTTGAATATTGGGATGAAAAGCGCCATGATTTGCCCTACGAAACTGATGGCGTGGTGGTTAAGGTCAATAGTCTGAGACATCAAGAAGAATTGGGATATACCGCCAAAGCCCCACGTTGGGCAATGGCCTATAAATTTAAGGCGGAACAGGTTTCCACGGTATTACATGAAATCACCTATCAGGTAGGTAGAACCGGGGCTATAACCCCAGTGGCCAATTTAGAACCAGTTTTGTTGGCCGGCACAACCGTAAAGCGTGCTTCCTTGCACAATGCCGATCAGATAGAAAAGCTTGATATTAGAGTAGGGGATACGGTTTTTGTTGAAAAGGGGGGAGAAATCATCCCAAAAATAATCGCGGTGGATTTTACCAAGCGCCCCTTAGATTCTGTTCTAACCATATATATTCAGCATTGTCCCGAATGCAATACAGAGTTAGTACGGAAAGAAGGTGAAGCACAACACTTTTGCCCAAATGATACCGGTTGTCCAACCCAAATAACTGGACGTATTCAACACTTTATATCACGAAAGGCCATGGATATTGAGGGGTTGGGCGGAGAAACGGTGGAATTACTTTTTAAAGAAGGATTGATTGCCAATTATGCAGATTTGTACACTTTGACTAAAGAACAGGTAGTACCGCTAGAGCGGATGGCGGAAAAGTCGGCTGAGAATCTGGTAAATGGTGTTGCCTTATCCAAATCCATTCCTTTTGAGAGGGTCTTGTTCGGTTTGGGCATTCGATATGTTGGGGAAACCGTTGCCAAAAAATTAGCAAAGGCCTATAAAAATATTGATGGACTGATTGCTGCAACTGAAGAAGAATTAATTGCTGTAGATGAGATAGGGGGGCGAATTGCCGAAAGTGTGGTCCAGTTTTTTGGAGAACCTTCCAATATTGAAATTATTGAGCGATTAAAATCATACGGGTTACAGTTTTCACTATCTGAAGAACAGTTGGAAAATCAGTCCGATACATTAAAAGGACAGACTTTTGTGGTATCTGGTGTGTTTGAGTCTATCGGTCGCACCGAATTGAAGAAATTGATAGAGGACAATGGTGGTAAAGTGGCTTCTTCCATATCGTCCAAAACTAGCTTTCTAGTGGCTGGTGCCAATATGGGCCCTAGCAAAAGAACAAAAGCCGAAGGCCTTGGTGTACCCATTATCTCTGAACAAGAGTTTTTATCCAAATTGGATTCATGATTACCAATACCACAAGGCGTTTTTGGTATTTTTTGCTGACAAGCTTTGCTTTTTTGGTACGCTATCGATACTTTAAAAAATGGTTCTGGTTACCCCTTCTTGTACTTTTGATTGGATTTTTATGTCCCCAACAAATGATGATTCCGGTTGATGATGCAACTACCAAAAGTTGGGATAAAAACTCGTTTTGGGCTTACCCTTGGGGTAGTTCCGTCACTCATAAAGGAATTGACATTTTTGCTGAAAAGGGAACTCCGGTAATAGCATCAACCTATGGTATTGTAGTCTATACCCATGAAGGGGGTAAGGGAGGTAAATCCGTGATGGTTTTAGGACCAAAATGGCGATTTCATTACTATGCGCATTTGGATGCTATTGATACTTTTCCTTTAAAACCTGTTAAAATAGGCTCCGTTTTAGGAACAGTTGGCAATACCGGGAATGCTGTCGGAAAACCGGATCATTTGCATTATGCCATAACTACGCCGTTTCCATATGTTCATTTAAAAGATTCGGATGCAGTCCAAGGCTGGAAAAAAATGTTTTATCTAAATCCAGATACTTGGCTTCGTCCATAGTCTTGTGAAATGACCCCAAAAAATTTAAACATGCTTTAGTTTTCACAATTTTCGCAGTAAGTAGTATACAGGTAGTAGTCTTCCAATAATTGAAAAGTTACCCCACCTTTATGTGATTCATCAAACAATCTGCAGAATCTTTCTTTGTTGAGGTTGATTGCGTTAAGCATAATTGTACGGTACTCTGGATTTTGAATAATATCCTCATTTATCAAAGTGAGGTTCAAATAATAAAAAAGAAGATTTTCATTCACATCAACTGTCTTCATTTTGGGTTGTAAAAGGTGTTCTGCATTCTCCAAATCCGCATAATAGGTTAAAAATTGTGCAAGGCTTAAATAATCGTAATCCTGCATAGGTATATTTTTATAGTTTTTCAAAATAAAATCTACTGACTTGTCTTTGTTCGCATAATCACGTTCTCGCATAAAGAGCTCACTTCTAATTATATGATAGTTTACCAACATACGGTCTATAAGCTTTTGTTGAATACCGTACTTTTTAAGATTTAAGAGTTCTGTTTTGAAATTGTCCTGTTTAACCGGCTCGACATTATAGCGCCAAATCCTCATTTTTAGGGCTGCTATATTGTATTTAATTCTTTTATCCTGGGGAGCTAGCTTTTCCAGCTCCTGTAACTCTTTATAGGCGATAAGAAGATTTCGTTCATCCTTTAAATAGCGAAAAGCAGAATTTTTGTTGAAAAAGGGAGCATATTTTAACTGACGAGGTATTTCCATAGATGATAATAAATTGGGGTCTGCCTCCTTACCTTTCAACCGTTCAAAGATGGAATTCTGTAAAATTTTAGCCTGATCAATATCTTCGTTTCCAATCGCTTGATTAAAGAGATCGATAATGACCTCGGTCTTCATGTCCTTATATTGATCTATACGTTCAAGGTCTAATCGAATGACCGCTTTACGATGGTTACGTAAATATTTTTCCAATTCTTGGGAAGTAGCTCCTACAAGCTTTTGTTTTATTTCCAGTTTGCTTAGGTTCTTGAAAGAGGCATATGGTGTTTCGGTAATATCATTTAAAAATTCTACCCAGTTTTCTGAGGTTGAAACTTTGGTTTCAATAGTAGGCTCTTGAAATGCTTGCATGGCCTGGACAATACTTGATGCACGATCCTGTTGCAGTTTTAGATTGCGTTCGGCATTGCCCTCCACAGAAGCGTATGCCTTAATATCGATTTTTTTGATGTTGAAATCCGTTAATCGTAATGAATCATATAGTGGTTTAATGTCCTCCTGTGAATAGCTGGACTTATTCTTTTCAAACAGAATGGTGAAAGTGAGTGTCTTTTGCTTCAGTGAGTATTGTTCTCCTTCATTTCTGGAATTGTGTTTGGTTTTATAAGTCAGTGAATCCAAATACATGCCCATATCCAATAAATCCCATTGGTATGATTCCAAATTGAAGATGGTGTTATATCTACAGAATGTTTTGTTACTTAAAAATAGAATGTTGAATTCCACTTCCTTGTTATAAAGTGAAGCAGGTAATTTACCCACTCTAACACGGTACCTGTCTTCATCTGTAATCTTTAAAGTCTTTTTTAGGGCAGGGGCATACACCGGTTTTAAAAGTGTTCCACGTATTTGTTGTGGTTCAGGCGCTAATTCAGAACAATCATAACGATTTTTATCCACAATATCCACGGCAATGCCATCGCCAGCATTTTTAAAAAGTATATTGAACCACTCTTTGTCATTAACCTGAAAGTAAAGTGTTTTGGTCTTATCCATTTGGATTGAAAAATTAACTTCTTTAGGCTTTTGGGCGAAAACCTGTAAACAACGCGCACAATTGGCACTTCTTTCAACCTCTGTACGTGGAAATACGATGTCGAAGGTATTTTGGGCAATCACGGAAGTAAATGAAACCGTAGAGAATAGAAAAACGAAAAGGTGAGTTAGACGCATTGCTGATTTTATCTAAATTTATCTTGAAAAAGATTTTGTTAAGGTCTAATTTAATCAAGAATGCGGATAAAATCGATTTCATAGAAATAAATCAAATACGATTTAACTACTTAAAATGGCAGTACCAAGAACATATCAAGAATTTACGGATACTTTGATAGCATACGCACCTATGGCAGATTGGCCTTTAGCCTTACAATCGCTTTGGTGGGCTGCAAAAGGAGACTGGAATTCTTCTCATGACATTGCACAGGATCTGCATACAGAAATGGGCAGTCGAATACATGCGTATTTACATCGCATGGAAGGTGATGAATGGAATGCTGGTTATTGGTACAGGCAGGCAGGCAAATTTTTCCCGAAATCAACTTTAACCGAAGAACTACAGGAGCTTGTGGAGTTTGAAATCAATAGTTAAATGGGAAAAACACTTTAATTTTTCAAATTTCATTCCCTTTTCTAAGTCAATCTTTCTTTTCTTGATTCAATCTAAAACCATCATCTACGAACTCATATAAAGCGTTCATCAATTCATGCTCCTTAATAAAGAGGTAATTCAAGAAATTAACCTTCTGAAAATTAAGAAGTAGAGAAAATGTATCAAAAGAAACTATTCATATTAACTCTCGTTGGGTTCCTTTTGGTGGCTTGTACAAAAGAGGCTGTAATCCAAATCCCTGACCATACCCCAACAAATAAGGCACCTACTATTGCAAATATCACCCCAACGTTTGTTGTTGCGGAGGATATCACCAGCTCACAACTAATTGGCAGGGTAGATGCCAAAGACCCGGATGGGGATGAACTTTTCTTTGAAATAACGAACGATGATAATACCCTGTTTGAAGTTTCACCAACGGGCGAATTACGCCTTGCTTCTGGACAGAGCCTGGATTTTGATATTGCTCATCGACATATATTGACCGTGGTGGTAAGTGATGCCAATGGAAATACCACAGAAGTCCGTGTGAGAATCAGAGTGACAAAAATAATAGACAGATTGGCCGAGGACCCCAATGCTTTCGTCACCAAATGGAGAATACCTTCTGATGATTTTGAGTTGGTAATTGGTACAAATACAGGCTTGTCTTATGATTTTACTATTGATTGGGGTGATGGAACCGTGGAAGAACTATCTGCAATAACAGATCACCCATCACATACCTACGAAAAAGCAGGTATCTACACCGTGGCTATTCTCGGTAATTTCCCAGCGATTCAAATGCACTATCCATTTGACAATGATGAGAACAGCAAATTGGTAGCATCCCGACAAGTTTTGATAGGAATTGAACAATGGGGTACCATTGCATGGGAAAGTTTTACATCTGCATTTGGCTACTGTTTTAACTTATTGGAATACAATGCTGAGGACAAGCCAGATTTAAGCAAGGTGAAAAGTATGAGCAGAATGTTTGACACTGCCGACAAGTTCAATGGGGCAATTGGAGATTGGGATGTTTCCCAAGTTGAGGATATGTCGATAATGTTTAACCGTGCCAGATCCTTTAACCAAAATATCGGAGGTTGGAATACCAGTAAAGTGACAGATATGAGCGGAATGTTCAGTGGTGCTGAGGAATTTAACCAAGATATTGGGGGTTGGGATACCAGCAAAGTGATAGATATGGGCGGTATGTTCGCTGTGGCCTCTTCCTTTAATAAGGACATAGGGAATTGGGATACGGGTGAGGTTACCGATATGAGTTTTATGTTTGTCAGGGCTTCTACCTTTAACCAAGATATTGGGAATTGGAACACTTCCAAAGTCACCAACATGGAAGTTATGTTCAACGATGCAATCTCCTTCAATCAAGATATATCTACAAAAGCGAATGGCACAAGTTGGAATACTTCCAATGTAACCAATATGGCAACGATGTTCTCCGTGGCAACTTCATTTAATCAGGATATCGGAAATTGGGATACTTCAAATGTTGAGGATATCGGGGCTATGTTCTTTAGTGCTACATCTTTCAATCAAAATCTTGAAAATTGGGATACTAGAAATGTTATAAATATGTCATTTATGTTCAATGGAGCAACTGATTTTGACCAAAGCCTTGGTAGTTGGAATATTGGCAATGTGCTATTCATGTTTTACATGTTGGATAATTGTGGCATGTCTCCTCAAAGTTACTCTGATACTTTGATAGGTTGGGCTGCTCAGAATCCACCAAACAATGTAAATCTAGGCGCTGCAGGCCTTCAATATTTGTGTACTGCGGGTCAAGCACATAATAATTTGATTAATTCAGGATGGACTATTACTGACAATGGTCTTGCAGAAGTTTGTTTTTAATAAGCGTATTGAATCGTATTATGCCAAAAAGATAATACAAGAAAAATTATATAAAAGACCAGCTTTAAGCTGGTCTTTTTTTGTTTAACAGGATATTACTTTCTTACAAATCGTTGTTCTTGCGTATCAAACCTAAACTTATAAATGTCATATTTTCCTCCACGACCATCTTTTTCCAATTTTTGGGCAACAATCATTTGCTCGCCATCACTTCGTAGACTGATCATGCCGTAACGGGTCAGGTATGAGTTGATTTCTTTATACTTTTTTACTTTATCCTCTTTAAGGTCAGATAATATTTGCCGATTGGCTGGAGTGTCAACAAAATTTGCCTTAAAGTCTTCATAAGCTTTCTCAGCTTCTTCCCATTTTCGATATTTTTTCACCAATTCTGGAATGGTGGTCGAGGAGAAATCTTTATTGGAACGTGCAAGTTCGGTACTGAAAATCAATGGTTTTT contains:
- the ligA gene encoding NAD-dependent DNA ligase LigA — its product is MNIQQNIESLREELRTHNYSYYVLDKPTISDYEFDIKLKELQKLEETYPEFYDETSPTLRVGGTVTKNFQTITHEHRMYSLDNSYSKEDLEDWEKRIQRILGDVEVEFTCELKYDGASISLTYEEGKLVKAVTRGDGFQGDDVTANIKTIKSVPLQLKGDYPPKFDIRGEIILTLEGFAKMNQERLANGEEAYMNPRNTASGSLKLQDSALVAQRPLECLLYSITGKNLDITSQYEVLDKARAWGFKVPKVAKLCKTTDEVMEFVEYWDEKRHDLPYETDGVVVKVNSLRHQEELGYTAKAPRWAMAYKFKAEQVSTVLHEITYQVGRTGAITPVANLEPVLLAGTTVKRASLHNADQIEKLDIRVGDTVFVEKGGEIIPKIIAVDFTKRPLDSVLTIYIQHCPECNTELVRKEGEAQHFCPNDTGCPTQITGRIQHFISRKAMDIEGLGGETVELLFKEGLIANYADLYTLTKEQVVPLERMAEKSAENLVNGVALSKSIPFERVLFGLGIRYVGETVAKKLAKAYKNIDGLIAATEEELIAVDEIGGRIAESVVQFFGEPSNIEIIERLKSYGLQFSLSEEQLENQSDTLKGQTFVVSGVFESIGRTELKKLIEDNGGKVASSISSKTSFLVAGANMGPSKRTKAEGLGVPIISEQEFLSKLDS
- a CDS encoding M23 family metallopeptidase, with product MITNTTRRFWYFLLTSFAFLVRYRYFKKWFWLPLLVLLIGFLCPQQMMIPVDDATTKSWDKNSFWAYPWGSSVTHKGIDIFAEKGTPVIASTYGIVVYTHEGGKGGKSVMVLGPKWRFHYYAHLDAIDTFPLKPVKIGSVLGTVGNTGNAVGKPDHLHYAITTPFPYVHLKDSDAVQGWKKMFYLNPDTWLRP
- a CDS encoding BspA family leucine-rich repeat surface protein, which encodes MYQKKLFILTLVGFLLVACTKEAVIQIPDHTPTNKAPTIANITPTFVVAEDITSSQLIGRVDAKDPDGDELFFEITNDDNTLFEVSPTGELRLASGQSLDFDIAHRHILTVVVSDANGNTTEVRVRIRVTKIIDRLAEDPNAFVTKWRIPSDDFELVIGTNTGLSYDFTIDWGDGTVEELSAITDHPSHTYEKAGIYTVAILGNFPAIQMHYPFDNDENSKLVASRQVLIGIEQWGTIAWESFTSAFGYCFNLLEYNAEDKPDLSKVKSMSRMFDTADKFNGAIGDWDVSQVEDMSIMFNRARSFNQNIGGWNTSKVTDMSGMFSGAEEFNQDIGGWDTSKVIDMGGMFAVASSFNKDIGNWDTGEVTDMSFMFVRASTFNQDIGNWNTSKVTNMEVMFNDAISFNQDISTKANGTSWNTSNVTNMATMFSVATSFNQDIGNWDTSNVEDIGAMFFSATSFNQNLENWDTRNVINMSFMFNGATDFDQSLGSWNIGNVLFMFYMLDNCGMSPQSYSDTLIGWAAQNPPNNVNLGAAGLQYLCTAGQAHNNLINSGWTITDNGLAEVCF